In Spinacia oleracea cultivar Varoflay chromosome 5, BTI_SOV_V1, whole genome shotgun sequence, a single window of DNA contains:
- the LOC110800905 gene encoding protein FAR1-RELATED SEQUENCE 9-like — translation MAPTPVSTVPTEQPTPIQYIRSPRAETYLTQDGTREWIPYCVEDKKPREGMVFKTLEKAIEFYKDREGILESEGNYEEKGKRHRKRNSKRVGCKARIIWNLNNEVGEYKLTKLFEPHNHSRTSMPYLRSSRKMTMVHKNFVNSNTRMNIGPTKSFRLFKENVGSYDNVGATIKDFMNFHRDLKEHIKGDDAKMLIENFIRKRDVFNGFYFDYSLDEHDHVSHLFWADATSRKNYSLFGEMISFDCTYDSNTYSMVLAPFIGVDHHKSCITFGVGLLSKEDAQSFEWLFRTFLNAMGNCEPRYLITNQDPAMKVAINEVFSNTRHRLCLWHIMKKVPEKVGPELKQDEGFLKLLNECVWDMEQESEEFEATWNSLMVQYNLVENGWFQHMFSIREHWIPCYFRDLRLGGILRTTSRSESENSFFINFTNPHVTLVEFYMRFESAMDAQRHKQDKLNTESIHSVPQFITPLPLEKHAAEVYTRNFFYMFQDEVYKACFRCGISSIRMEENIEIAQVMDHSRQKTSEVTFNSGNLMTSCSCELFERLGILCKYAICVLNARQVTKIPEYYILDLWTKEATKRPIFYMHGNFLEECRKMNTTTKMLGEVWSEIFNCVGLAEGNEEYLQQFLDNLRDFSKNLVEKGKCVPMTKTQEMELFFGPSASSNLNIQNPIPSKNKGKRHRIVGEKEVAIEQSQKPKRKCKACGAYDYHDSRNCPNKTTT, via the exons ATGGCGCCTACACCAGTCTCTACAGTGCCTACAGAACAACCTACACCAATCCAATATATTCGAAGTCCTAGAGCAGAAACATATCTGACTCAAGATGGAACTAGGGAATGGATTCCATATTGTGTTGAAGATAAGAAACCACGTGAAGGAATGGTATTCAAAACTTTAGAGAAGGCTATCGAATTTTATAAGGA TAGAGAAGGTATCTTAGAATCCGAAGGTAATTATGAAGAAAAAGGGAAGCGACACCGTAAAAGAAACTCAAAGCGAGTTggttgcaaggctagaatcatttgGAATCTTAACAATGAAGTTGGAGAATACAAACTTACCAAATTGTTTGAGCCTCATAACCATTCTCGTACATCCATGCCATATTTGAGAAGTTCAAGAAAAATGACGATGGTTCACAAGAATTTTGTGAATAGTAATACAAGAATGAACATTGGACCAACGAAATCTTTTCGGCTATTTAAGGAAAATGTAGGTAGTTACGACAATGTTGGGGCCACAATAAAAGACTTTATGAACTTTCATAGAGATTTGAAGGAGCACATCAAGGGTGATGATGCTAAGATGTTAATTGAGAATTTTATACGAAAAAGAGATGTTTTCAATGGGTTCTACTTTGATTATTCCCTAGATGAACATGATCATGTTTCACATCTGTTTTGGGCGGATGCAACTAGCCGTAAAAATTATTCATTGTTTGGAGAGATGATATCCTTTGATTGCACCTATGACTCCAACACATACTCAATGGTTTTAGCTCCTTTCATCGGAGTAGACCATCACAAGTCTTGCATCACATTTGGGGTTGGTTTACTTTCTAAAGAAGATGCTCAATCATTTGAATGGCTATTTAGGACTTTCCTTAATGCTATGGGAAATTGTGAGCCTAGATATTTGATAACCAATCAAGACCCGGCAATGAAAGTTGCCATAAATGAGGTGTTTTCTAACACTCGCCATCGGCTTTGTTTGTGGCATATAATGAAAAAAGTTCCTGAAAAAGTAGGCCCCGAGCTcaaacaagatgaaggttttctTAAGTTGTTAAATGAGTGTGTGTGGGACATGGAACAAGAATCCGAGGAATTTGAAGCTACTTGGAACTCGCTTATGGTTCAATATAACCTTGTGGAGAATGGTTGGTTCCAACATATGTTTTCAATAAGAGAACATTGGATACCGTGCTACTTTAGAGATCTCAG GTTAGGAGGCATTTTAAGAACTACCTCTAGATCAGAAAGTGAGAATAGTTTTTTCATCAATTTCACCAATCCCCATGTGACACTTGTAGAATTCTACATGCGTTTTGAAAGTGCAATGGATGCACAAAGGCACAAGCAAGATAAGCTAAATACGGAATCCATTCACTCTGTTCCTCAATTTATAACTCCATTGCCTTTGGAGAAACATGCAGCTGAGGTGTATACCAGAAATTTTTTCTACATGTTCCAGGATGAGGTGTACAAGGCTTGTTTCAGATGTGGGATTAGTTCTATTAGAATGGAAGAAAATATTGAAATCGCACAAGTCATGGACCATTCTCGACAGAAAACAAGTGAGGTAACATTTAATTCTGGAAATCTCATGACATCATGTTCTTGCGAATTGTTTGAGAGATTGGGGATTTTATGTAAATATGCAATATGTGTTTTAAATGCAAGACAAGTTACAAAGATTCCAGAGTACtacattcttgatctatggaCAAAAGAGGCAACCAAAAGGCCAATTTTTTATATGCATGGTAACTTCCTTGAAGAATGTAGGAAGATGAACACAACAACTAAAATGTTAGGGGAAGTCTGGTCAGAGATTTTTAATTGTGTAGGCCTTGCAGAGGGAAATGAGgaatatttgcaacaatttcTCGATAATCTTAGAGATTTTAGTAAGAATTTGgtagaaaaaggaaagtgtgtgccaatgacaaaaactcaagagATGGAGCTTTTTTTTGGTCCTAGTGCGTCTTCTAACCTCAATATCCAAAATCCAATACCATCAAAGAATAAAGGCAAGAGACATAGAATAGTAGGAGAAAAGGAGGTAGCAATTGAGCAAAGTCAGAAACccaaaagaaaatgtaaagctTGTGGGGCATATGATTATCACGACAGTCGTAACTGCCCGAACAAAACTACAACCTAA